The Palleronia sp. THAF1 genome contains the following window.
ACCGAAGGATCGGGCATCTGCCACGCCTACGCACCGGACGGGCGGTGCATCAGCCTGCTGAAAATTCTGCTGACCAACTTCTGCATCTACGACTGCGCGTATTGCATCAACCGCGTGTCATCGAACGTCACGCGGGCGCGGTTCACGGTGGATGAGGTCGTGACGCTGACGACCGAATTCTACCGGCGCAATTACATCGAAGGGCTGTTCCTGTCGTCGGGGATCGTGCGCTCGCCAGATGAGACGATGCTCGAAATGGTACAAATTGCGCGCAAATTGCGGGTGGAGCATCGGTTCAAAGGGTATATCCACCTTAAAACCATCCCTGACGCCGACCCCGATCTGATCGCCGAGGCGGGCGCGCTAGCGGACCGTCTGTCCATCAACGTCGAACTGCCCACGGACGCCAGCGTGAAGGCCTATGCGCCCGAAAAGCACCCCGAAACCATCCGCAAGGCGATGGCGGATGTGCGGTTGCGCAAGGACGCGACCAAGGACCGGTCGCACACCGGCAAGCGGCCCCCGAAGTTCGCGCCCGCAGGCCAGTCCACGCAGATGATCGTGGGGGCCGATGGGTCCAACGATGCTGCTATTCTTGGGCAGTCGACGCGCCTTTACTCCAGCTACAAGCTGAAACGCGTCTACTATTCCGCCTTTTCGCCCATTCCCGACGCGACCGCCAAACTGCCGCTGATCCGTCCGCCGTTGGAGCGTGAGCATCGCTTGTATCAGGCCGACTGGCTGCTGCGATTCTACGGCTTCGGGTTGGACGAGATCACCGGCACGACCGCGGACGGTAACCTTGATCTGCAGATCGACCCGAAGCTGGCGTGGGCCTTGCAGAACCGCCATCACTTCCCGCTGGATGTGAACCGCGCCACGCGTGAGATGCTGCTGCGCGTTCCGGGCTTCGGCGTGAAGACGGTGAACCGCATCCTGACCTCTCGCCGGCACAGAAACTTGCGATATGAGGACCTTAACCGCATGGGGGCCAGTCTGAAGAAAGCGCGCGCCTTCATCACGGCGCAGGGCTGGTCGCCCGGCGCGCTGACCGACACGGCTGACCTGCGCGCGCGCTTCGCGCCGCCGCCCGAGCAGTTGAGCCTGTTCTGATGCCCACGATCCGGGTCCCCACGCGGAACACCGCGCAGGCTTGGAGAGACGCGGCGCGGGGGTTGGTGGCCGGTGGTGTGCCGCCAGAGGACGTGATCTGGCAGTATGGTGAATGCGCAGATGACCTGTTCGCCGAAGCGCCCACCGTCCCGCCAACGGGTGATTTGCGCGTACCGAAATCCTTCGTCGAGCTGACCCAGAACGTGTGCTGGCATGCCGATCCGGAACGGTTCGCCCGGCTGTATGCGCTGCTTTGGCGGCTGCGCGATACGCCCGGACTGATGTCCGACCGAGGGGATGCTGGGTTGGCAAAGCTGCGTGAGATGGAAAAGTCGGTCAATCGCGACAAGCACAAGATGAAAGCGTTCCTGCGCTTTCGCGAGATCGACGCGCTGAACGACACCCGCCGCCGCTTCGCCGCTTGGTTCGAGCCGTCGCACCATATCGTCGAGCCGCTGGCGGGCTTCTTCATGCGCCGGTTCGGAGACATGGATTGGGTGATCGTCACGCCCGATCTGACCGCGACGTTCACGGATGGGGACGTTGTCTTCTCGGACGGCCAGCCAAAGCCGCCCCTGCCCGAGGATGCGACGGAAGAGCTTTGGTCCACCTATTTCCGGAACATCTTCAATCCCGCGCGCCTGAAGATAAAGGCGATGCAGGCGGAGATGCCGAAGAAATACTGGAAGAACATGCCCGAAGCCGCGCTGATCCCGGAACTCATCGCCAGCGCAGAGACGCGGGTGCGGCAGATGCAGGCCAGCGCGCCGACGCTGCCGCCTGTGCGGGCCGCGAAGATTACGGAGCGACTGATGATGGACCAAGAAATGCCGCCCCCCGCCACCGATCTTGAGGCTTTGCGCCGCGATGCGGGCGGATGCACGCGCTGCCCGCTGTATTCGGATGCGACGCAGGTGGTGATGGGCGAAGGACCGTTGGACGCGCCGCTGATGATCGTCGGCGAACAGCCCGGCGATCAGGAGGATCTGGCGGGACGCCCCTTCGTCGGCCCTGCCGGGCAGCTCTTCGATCAGATCGCGGCAGAGGTTGGCCTGCCGCGTGACCGGGCCTTCGTGACGAACGCCGTCAAACATTTCAAATTCACCGCGCGCGGCAAGCGGCGCATCCACCAGAAGCCTGACGCTGGCGAAGTGCAGGCCTGCCGCTGGTGGCTCGACGCGGAACGCCAGCTGGTGAAACCCGGCTTGATTTTGGCGATGGGCGCGACGGCTGCAGGCGCGCTGACCGGGCGCGCGGCGGGCATCATGAACCGCCGCGGCACGTTCGAGGAAACGCCGGACGGCACGCCGGTCCTGCTGACACTGCACCCGTCCTACCTGCTGCGCGTCCCCAATGCCCAAGCGAAAGAAGCCGCTACCCGCGGCTTCCGCGCCGATCTGGCGCAGGCTGCCGATTGGTTGAAGGAGCATGCCGCATGACCGATGCAATCCACGTCACTGTTCAGGGCCGCGTTCAAGGCGTCGGCTTTCGCGCCTGGACGCAACGCACGGCCCGCGATCTTGGCCTGACGGGATGGGTGCGCAATCGCGACGACGGCAGCGTCGAGGCGGTTTTCGAAGGCGATAGCGAATCGCTGCGCAAGATGCAGGAGGCGCTGCGTAAAGGCCCCGCGCCGTCCAAGGTCGCTGACGTGTCGGCACGCGATACCGAAACCGCGGGCGCTGTGGATTTTCAGATACGCTAGCCGCGCCCGGCGATTTCGTGATTTGGGCCGCGCGCTACCTCGTGTTAACTAGTTGTGGGCAGAATGACCGGGATAACCCGGCGCCGAACCATCAAGCTACGAGGCATAGCGATGACAAAATTTATCACCCTGACACTGACCGGGATTCTTCTGGCAGGCACCGTTCACGCTGGCGCCATCGAGCGTGCGTGCAAGCGATCCGACCGCGCGGCGGGCAAGCAGGCGCTGTGCAGCTGCATTCAGCAGGTCGCGGACGTGACGCTGGACCGTCGCGATCAGCGGCTGGCGGCCAAGTTCTTCCGCGATCCACACATGGCGCAGGAAATTCGCCAGTCCGACCGCTCGAACCATGAAGTGTTCTGGAAGAAGTACCGCGCCTTCGGCAGCGCCGCAGAGAATTACTGCAGCTGATCCAGCAGCCCATCGGCAGCGCGTTCGATCAGCCGCAGTGCGCCGTCGAAATCGCGGGTGTGATAGGGGTCGGGCACGTCTTGCCCTGCATCCCCCGCGAACGGCGCAAGCAGGCGCACCGGGGTCTTGTTCCCGGTCGGGCGCAGCGCCTCTACATCCCGCTGGTTCTGTCGATCCGTCACGAGGATAAGGTCGAACCGCGCGAAGTCATCCGGGCCAACCTGCCGCGCGCGCAGATCGGACAGGTCATATCCGGCCTCCCGCGCCGCCGCGATCATCGGACCGTAGGGCGGATTGCCGATATGCCAGTCGCCCGTTCCAGCGCTATCGATCTGCCAATCCAACCCACGCGATTCGGCCTTCGCGCGCAGCACGGCTTCGGCGCTGGGTGAGCGGCAGATGTTTCCAAGACAGACGACGAGGATACGCATGACCTGGAACCTAGCCGATCAACTACCGCAGTCGAGCCGCGAATGATCTTCGTTCTGACCGGTGCGGGTCTGTCTGCCGAAAGCGGCCTTGGCACCTTTCGCGACGAAGGCGGGCTGTGGACGCAGTACGATCTGTCAGAGGTGGCGACGCCCGAAGGCTTCGCCGCCGATCCCGAAAAGGTGTTGGCGTTCTACAACGCACGCCGCGCCAATGCCGACAGCGCGACGCCCAACGCAGCGCACACCGCTCTCGCACGGTTGTCCCAGCAGACGCAGACCGCGCTGGTCACACAGAACGTCGATAGCCTGCTGGAAGCGGCGGGTGCGCGCGACGTAATCCACATGCACGGCCAGCTTGACTGGGCGCTGTGTGCGGGATGCGGTGCACGATGGGACGCACCTGCGGTGATGCAGGTCAGCGATCCCTGCCCCGCATGCGCAGCCAAAGCGACCCGGCCCGATGTCGTCTGGTTCGGGGAAATGCCCTACCACATGGACCGGATCGAAAACGCCTTGTCGGCTGCCGATCTCTTCGTCGCCATCGGCACAAGCGGAACGGTCTATCCCGCTGCAGGCTTCGTAGAGATGGCGCGCGCTTATGGCATCGAGACGCTGGAACTGAACCTGGAGCCCAGCGGCGGGCGGTTCGACGATGGCCTCTACGGCCCCGCAACCGACATCGTGCCAGATTGGGTGGATCGCGTACTCACGGCCTGAAAACGCCGAAAGCCCCGCTGACAGCGAGGCTTCGGCAATACGTCACATCAAGGCGATCAGGCTGCGGTTGCAGCTTTCTCGATCTCTTTCTTGATCTTCAGCGCACGCGCGCTCAGCTCGTCGGCCTTGGCTTTCGCCATGAAGCCGTCAAGGCCACCGCGGTGATCCACGGTGCGCAGGGCAGCGGCGGAAATCCGCAGCTTCACGGTGCGGCCCAGCACTTCCGACATCAGCGTGACGTCGTTCAGGTTGGGCAGATAGCGACGCCGCGTCTTATTGTTGGCGTGGCTTACGTTGTTGCCCGTCATGGGGCCTTTGCCGGTCAGTTCGCAAACGCGCGACATGGGCTGATCCTCGCAGTCATGTCCGGGCGAAAGTCGCCGGGACGGGAATGGGTTTGAGTTGACGCGCGATAAGGTATGAGACGCGGGGCGTCAAGCGAAGCCGGGCGTCAATCGCGTTGTTCGGGGAACAGTCTCGCCAGCATCTCTGCCGCAGCGGCGGCAGGCGCGGTCTCTCCGCGGCCTACTGCATCGCCCAGCCGGTCCATCGCCGCGCGGGTATCCGCATCGGCCGTCAGCCGCCGCATCAGCCCCTGCCGCACGCCATCCTCGAACCAGTGGCGGTTTTGCGCGGCACGGGTACGGTCCCAATGGCCGGTCTTGCGGCGATGGTCCGCAAGCGTGGTCATCGCCTCCCACGCGCCGTCCAGCCCCGCGCCAGACACCGCCGATACCGCGAGCGCCTTGGGAAAATCGTCCGGATCGCCGTCACGCCGCCGCATCAGCCGCAGCGCGCCCTGATAATCCGCGCGCGTGGCCTGCGCGGGGCCGACCATCGCGCCATCGGCCTTGTTTACAAGGATCAGGTCAGCGATCTCCATGATGCCGCGCTTGACGCCCTGCAACTCGTCGCCGCCGCCCGGCGCCAGCAGCAGCACGAAAAGATCGGTCATTTGGGCGACCATCGTCTCTGATTGGCCCACGCCGACGGTTTCCACGATCACCACATCGAACCCCGCCGCTTCGCACAGGGCGATGGCCTCTCGCGTGCGGCGCGCGACGCCGCCGAGTTCGGTCTGGCTTGGAGAGGGGCGGATAAAGGCGTTCGGATCACGCGACAGCAGGTCCATCCGCGTCTTGTCACCCAGAATCGAGCCGCCTGTGCGCGACGAAGACGGGTCCACCGCCAGCACGGCAACCCGCTGACCCGCGCCCGTGCGTTGCAGGCCGAACGCCTCGATGAAGGTCGATTTCCCGACACCCGGCGTTCCCGACAGCCCGATTCGCACGGCCTGCCGGTCGGGATCGGTCACCGCTTCCAACAGCGCGATCGCGTCCGCCCGGTGATCCGCACGCGACGATTCGACCAGCGTGATCCCGCGCGACAGGGCGCGGCGGTCGCCGTTCCTGATCCCCTGTGCCATCGCCTTCATATCCATGCCCGCTTGATGCCCGCGCGGGGCTGGGATTGTCCAGCGCCCGCCTGTAGTTCGGACACCATGGACCTGCCAATCGATGCCGTACTGGACGACCTGCGCGCCGCCGTCGCGGCATCAGGCCGTGCCGTGCTGCAAGCCCCACCCGGTGCGGGCAAGACGACCCGCGTGCCGCTGGCGCTGCTTGGCCAGATCACGGGCCGAATCGTCATGCTGGAGCCGCGCCGTCTTGCCGCCCGCGCCGCCGCCGAGCGCATGGCCGCCACGCTGGGCGAGCCTGTGGGGCAGACGGTCGGTTACGCCGTGCGGGGCGAGCGCGTCGTGTCCGACGCCACGCGGATCGAGGTCGTCACCGAAGGCATCCTGACCCGCCGCCTGCAACGCGACCCTGGATTGGACGGCATCGGCTGCGTGATCTTCGACGAGTTCCACGAGCGCTCCTTGAACGCCGATCTGGGGTTGGCGCTTGTGTGGGAGGTGCGCCAAGCCCTGCGCCCCAATCTGGCGGTGGTGGTCATGTCGGCCACCTTGGATGCAGGGCCGGTGGCCGCATTGCTGGACGACGCGCCCGTGATCACAAGCGCGGGACGCGCCTTTCCTGTGACCCCGCGCTGGCTGGATCGCCCCGTGCCCAAAGCCACTCGGTTCGACGCTGCGATGGCCGATCTGATCGCGCAGGCGGTGGCAGAGGAAGACGGCGGCGTGCTGGCCTTTCTGCCGGGGGAAGGAGAAATCAGGCGTGTCGCATCCCGCCTGAACCTGCCGGGGGTCGAGGTCCGACCGCTTTTCGGCGCGCTCCCCTTCGCCGAGCAACGCGCGGCCATCGCGCCATCGCGGGGGCGCAAGGTCGTTCTGACGACCGCCATCGCGGAAACCTCGCTGACCATCGAGGACGTGCGGATCGTCGTGGACGGCGGTCTGGCCCGCCGCGCGCGGTTCGATCCCGGATCGGGAATGACGCGGCTGGTGACGGAACGGGTCAGCCGGGCAGAGGCGACGCAACGTGCGGGGCGCGCGGGCCGTGTCGCACCCGGAACGGCGTTGAAGCTGTGGACCAAGGGCGAAGACGGCGCTTTGCCCGCCTTCGCCCCGCCGGAGATCGAGGCGGCGGACCTGACCGCGCTGGCCTTGGAACTGGCGCTGTGGGGCGATCCCATGGGCACCGCGTTGCCCTTTCTAACCCCGCTACCAGAGGGCACGCTGGCAGAGGCGCGGGCGCTTCTGACCGATCTGGGTGCCCTGGACGGAGGCGGCATCACCGAGCACGGACGCGCCTTGGTGGCGATGCCGCTGCACCCCCGACTTGCACATATGCTGCAAATCGGAGGGTCTGACGCGGCTGATCTGGCGGCAATCTTGTCAGAACGCGATATTCTTTGGGATCGCGGCGCGGACCTCTCGCTGCGCCTGCGCGCCCTTCGGGACCCCCGCGCCTTCAACGCACCGCAGCCCGCCGTTCAGCGCATCAGGCAAGAGGCCAAACGTCTGCGCCGGTTCGGCAAGGGCGACGGGGCCCTCACCACCGCTCAGCACGCCGCTCTCGCCTATCCCGACCGGATCGGACTGCGGCGCGCGGGTGACGCGCCACGCTGGCTTCTGTCGGGCGGCAAAGGGGCGAAGATGGCCGAGGGCGATCCGATGGCTTCCCGGCGCCTGATCGTTGTGACCGACACCGACGGCCACCCGCGCGAAGCGACGATCCGGCAGGCCATCGCCATATCCGAGACAGAGTTGCGCGCCGTCCATGCGGACCGGATCGGTTGGCATGACGTCTGCGAATGGTCCCGCCGCGACGGGCGCGTGATCGCCCGCCAACAGGAACGGCTGGGTGCCATCGCGCTGGACGACCGCACATGGCCCGACGCGCCGCCCGACGCCATCGCGCGCGCAATGCTGGACGGCGTGCGCGAACAGCCCCTGCCCCTGCCCGCGCCCGTCAAACGCTTCCTGTCCCGTGTCGCACTTCTGGACCTGTTCCCGACCGACGAAGACGCGCTGAAAGACAGCGCCGAAACGTGGCTTCTGCCCTTCCTGACCGGCGTCAAAACCACCGAAGACTGGCGGCGCTTTGACTTGCTGCCTGCCTTGCAGGCCCGCCTGTCTTACGCCGATCAGCGCCGTCTGGAGGACGAAGCCCCCTCTCATCTGCTGACCCCGCTGGGCCGACGCGTGCCCATCGACTACGGCGGAGAGGCGCCGCAGGTCAGCATACGCGTGCAGGAACTCTACGGCATGACCCGCCACCCCACCGTTGCAGGAGCACCGCTGCGGCTGGACCTGCTGTCGCCCGCCAATCGCTCTGTGCAGGTGACGCAGGACTTGCCGGGCTTCTGGACGGGCAGCTATGCCGACGTGGCAAAGGACATGCGCGCGCGCTACCCCCGTCATCCCTGGCCCGACGATCCCACGCAGGCCGATCCCACACTGCGCGCCAAGCGCCGAAAGGACTGAACATGACCCTTCTGGAACAGGTCGCCGACCAACTGGCCCAAGAGACAATCGCGAAGATCGACGCCGGCGCGGAAGAGGAACTGGTGCGCCGCGTGGCCGAGGCCATCGCCAACGCCAGCCAGACGATGGAAGAAGCCTACCTGACCTGCATCCGCATCCGCCGCGCCGAATCTCGCGCCAAGGCCGTGCTCGCAGGCGTCTGACCCTTCATCGTTCTGCAAATACCGCGGGGTGAGGCGCACAGCGCCGAGGGGCAGAGCCCCTAGTCCCGCCGATCCAACCGCCGCTCGATCGCTTCCAGCCGCTCCAGCACCGCATCGCGGTAAGTCTCTGTGGCGGCGACGGATTCCTCTTCATGCGCGGACTGCATCGAATTGACGATCAGACCCACGATCAGGTTCACGACAGCGAAGGTCGTCACCATGATGAAGGGCACGAAAAACGCCCAGGCATAGGGGTAGGCTTCCATCACGGGGCGCACGATGCCCATGGACCATGATTCCAGCGTCATGATCTGGAACAAGGTGTAAGCCGACAGCCCCAGATCGCCGAACCACTCGGGAAACGCCGCGCCGAAGAGCTTGGTGGCGATCACGGCGGCAATGTAGAAGATCAGCGCCATCAGCAGGAAGACGCTGGCCATGCCCGGCAGGGCGGACAGGAAGCCTTCGATCACCCGCCGCAGGCGCGGCGCGTTCGAGACGACGCGCAGCACCCGCAAGATGCGCAGGGCGCGCAGCACCGACAGCCCGCCCGATGACGGGGCCAGCGCAATGCCTACGACGATGAAATCGAAGATGTTCCAGCCCGACCGGAAGAACGCCAGCCGGTAGGCATACAGCTTCGCCGCCAATTCAACGACGAAGATCGATAAGCAGACGGTGTCCAGCGCGACGATCAGCGTGCCGAAACGGGCCATCAGCGCGGGCGACGTCTCCATCCCCAGAAGCACCGCATTCACCACGATCACGGCGGTGATCGCGTTGCGCGTGGTGTCACGGTCGAGGATGGATTTGATGCGATCGCGCAGGGTCATAAGGTGCGGTTTAGCCAAGCGCGCGCTGTCGTCAACGCGTGTCGGCTTGCACGCCGATCAAGCTGACGACATAGCTGCACGCGAACCGCGAAGGAACGCACCATGGCCCGCCCCGTCCGCCTGATCTCCGGCTTCGTGACCGTCGGCGCCTGGACCTTCCTGTCGCGCATCTTCGGTTTCGCCCGCGACATCCTGATCGCTGCCTTCTTGGGCGCGGGGCCGGTGGCAGAAGCGTTCCTTGTGGCCTTCGCCCTGCCCAACATGTTCCGCCGTTTCTTTGCGGAAGGTGCGTTCAACACCGCCTTCGTGCCGATGTTTTCGAAACGGCTGGAATCGGGCGAGAATCCGCAGGGTTTTGCACAGGACGCCTTTGCCGGGCTGGCGACGGTGCTGATCGTCTTCACCGTCATCGCGCAAGTGGCTATGCCCGCGCTGGTCTTCGCAATGGCGTCGGGCTTTGCGGAGGATAATCGCTTCGACCTAGCGGTTCTGTATGGGCGCATCTGTTTTCCCTATATCGTGCTGATCTCTCTGGCGGCCTTGCTGTCGGGCGTGCTGAACGCGGCGGGGCGTTTCGTGGCCGCCGCCGCCGCGCCGGTTCTGTTGAACATCGCGCTGGTCGGTGCGCTGCTGCTGGGCGACGCGGTGGGCTGGCCGCCTGGCCTGACGCTGGTGTGGACGGTGCCTGTCGGCGGCATCCTGCAACTGGCCGTGGTGTGGATCGCAGCATCCCGCGCGGGCTTCACGCTGATCCCCCGCCTGCCCCGCCTGACGCCAGAGATGAAGCGGTTGGGCACCATCATGGGCCCCGCGATGCTGGCGGGCGGCGTCGTGCAAGTGAACCTGCTGGTGGGCCGTCAGGTCGCGTCCTTCTTCGACGGGGCCATCGCGTGGCTGTCCTACGCGGACCGTCTGTATCAACTGCCGCTCGGCGTTGTCGGCATCGCCATCGGCGTGGTGCTGTTGCCCGACCTGTCCCGCCGCCTGCGCGCATCGGACGATGCTGGCGGGCGCGATGCGCTGTCCCGCGCGGCAGAGTTCGCGCTGGTGCTGACGGTGCCCTGCACCATCGCCTTCCTCGTGATCCCCATGCCGCTGGTCGCGACACTCTTCCAGCGCGGTGCCTTCGATGCCGACGATACCGCCGCCACCGCGCTGGTGCTGGCCGTCTACGGGTTGGGCCTGCCCGCCTTCGTGCTGCAGAAGGTCTGGCAGCCGCTTTACTTCGCCCGCGAAGACACCCGCACGCCGTTCCGCTTCGCGCTGGTGGCCTTGGTCGTGAACGCCGTCGTTGCCATAGCCCTTGCCCCGGTGATCGGCTTCATCGCCGCCGCCCTAGGCACGACCGTGGCCGCGTGGTTCATGGCGATTCAATTGATCCTTGGCGCGCGCCGCATGGGAGAAGTCGCCAGCCCCGACGACCGCTTTCGCCGCCGCTGGCCCCGCATCGTCGCGGCATCGGTGCTGATGGGCGTGGTGGTCTGGGTCGCGAACGTGGCTCTGGCCCCGCTGTTCGTGGACGGTTGGAAGTTCCTCGCCCTCGCGATCCTTGTCGCGACCGGCATCGTATCGTTCTTCGGCGCGGGGCAGTTGCTGGGCGCGGTGTCGTTCCGCGAACTGCGCGGAACGGTCCGCCGCTAGCGATTGCGCAGCTTTTGAAGCACCCGACTCCACCCGCCCGGCGACACGACGAAGGACAGAAGGAAGCCCGCCGCGAAGCCAGCGATATCGGCGATCCAGTCCAGCCCGCCGCCGAACAGCAAGCCGAACGCAAGCTGGATGCCCAGCAGGAACGCGATCAGCGTGAAGGCCCGGATGCGCTGTTCACCCATGGCGCCAAGACCGGTCCACAGCAGGAACGTATAGGCGCCGATCAGCCCGTAGACTGCCGGGTAGCCGCCCACCAAGGCGGTGCGCACGCCGGGAATCGCGCCGTAGACCAGTGCGCCGGTCACCGCGGACACGACCCAGATCGCCAGCACGGGCAGCGGGCCGAAAGACTCTGACACCATCTTGCCCAGCGCCAGCAGGAACACCGCGACGAAAAGCAGGTGCGTGAAGCCCAAGTGGACGAACGAGTAGCTGACCAGCCGCAGCAACTCGCGCGGCGGGAACTGACCGGTGTCCCACATCCGCTCCCACAGTTGCGGCGAGAAGGCGAAAGCGTTGAGCGCGTCGATCCGCAGGCCCACGCCGCTCGCGCCCCCGATGATCCCGACGCGACCCGCTTGGAAGATCAGTTCGATGGCGCAGATGGCAATCGTCAGCGCGACCACCACGGGGGGCAGCGCGTTGAAGGGAGAGGCATTGTGGTCGTGCATCGACATGGGGCTTCCTTGACGGGTTACGGCCCCCTCGGTAAGCGAGCGCAACCACCGATGAAAGCCCCGATCCCCATGCCTGAAGCCAAGTTCACCCCCCGCGTCTTCTCTGGCATCCAGCCGTCCGGCCACCTGACGCTGGGCAATTACCTTGGCGCGATCCGCCGTTTCGTGGACATGCAGGATCAGGGCAGCTTCCAGAACATCTACTGCATGGTCGACCTGCACGCGATCACCGTCTGGCAGGACCCAGCGGACCTTGCGCGCAATACCCGAGAGCTTGCGGCGGGCTTCATCGCGTCCGGCATCGACCCCGAGAAGTCCATCCTTATCAACCAATCGCAGGTGCCGGAGCACGCGCAGCTTGCGTGGATCTTCAACTGCGTGGCGCGCATGGGCTGGATGGGCCGGATGACCCAGTGGAAGGACAAGGCCGGCAAGAACGCCGAGGCTGCATCATTGGGCCTGTTCGCCTACCCTGCCCTGATGGCCGCGGACATCCTGCTGTACCACGCGACCCACGTGCCCGTGGGCGAGGACCAGAAGCAGCATCTGGAGCTGACGCGCGACATCGCCGCGAAGTTCAACAACGATTACGGTGTGGACTTCTTCCCGCTGACAGAGCCTGTGATCGAGGGGGCGGCCACCCGCGTCATGTCCCTGCGTGACGGGACCAAGAAGATGTCGAAGTCCGACCCATCGGACGCGTCGCGCATCAACCTGACGGACGACGCCGACACGATCGCCAAGAAAATCCGCAAGGCCAAGACCGACCCTGAACCGCTGCCGTCCGAGTACGACGGCCTGAAGGACCGACCCGAGGCCCGCAACCTTGTGAACATCTACGCTGCCCTGTCGGACCAGACCGTTGAGCAGGTGATGGCCGACCACGGCGGATCGCAATTCGGCCAGTTCAAGCCTGCCTTGGCGGACCTTGCTGTCGCGAAGCTGTCACCCATCACCGAAGAGATGGGCCGCCTGATGCAGGACACGGCAGAGATCGACCGCGTGCTGGCCCGTGGATCGGAACGCGCACGAGAGATCGCGTCGCCGATCCTGGCGAAAACCTATGAGATCGTCGGGATGGTGCGTTAGATGTCGGATGCGGTAAACTTGGCCGACAAGCTGTCGACGTTTGCGAACCATTGGAGCCCGAAGATTGTCGCCGGGTTCAACGGCTGCGACGTGATGGTGGTCAAGGCGCTGGGGGCATTCACCTGGCACAGCCACCCGGACACCGACGATTTCTTTCTGGTCCTCAAGGGCCGCCTGAGGATCGAGATGCGCGACGGCGATGTGACGCTGGGCCCCGGTGAGCTTTATGTCGTGCCGAAAGGCGTCGAGCATCGCCCCGTGGCCGAGGAAGAGGTTCATCTACTGCTGATCGAGCCCGCCGGCACGCCGAACACGGGCGACACCGCCACCGCGGCCCGCAAGGATACAATCTAGCCCCGGCCTAACCCCCGAGCGGCGTAGCGACGATAGACACGGGCCACGGCGCGTCGGTGCCGCTGGTCCACAGGGTCTCCCCCTCAGGCTTGCCCAGACCCACGGCGATGCCGTCGTCCCCTGCGCGTCGGGTCAGCTGCGTGCCGTCCCACGTGGCCGTGCCATGGGCAAAAAGGTCGGGCCTATCACGGCGTAGGGCCAGTAGGGTGCGGATCAGGTCCGCCTTGCGGTCGGCGTGGGTCTCTCCGTTCGGCAGGGCCTTCAGCGCGTCCCAATCGGGCGTGCGGCGGTTGTCGGGGTCGGTGAGTTGCAGCAGCGTGCCCTCTGCGCCCTGATAGATGTCGGGCATGCCCGGCCAGCATAGGCGCAGCGCGGTTTCGGCCAGCGACAGCCCCTCGCCCAGCTTGCACAGGTTCAGCAGCGTATCGGGACGGCGAGAGTCCCAGTCGGCGAGCAAGGCGCGGACGAAGTCTTGTATCCGGCCCTCG
Protein-coding sequences here:
- a CDS encoding cupin domain-containing protein translates to MSDAVNLADKLSTFANHWSPKIVAGFNGCDVMVVKALGAFTWHSHPDTDDFFLVLKGRLRIEMRDGDVTLGPGELYVVPKGVEHRPVAEEEVHLLLIEPAGTPNTGDTATAARKDTI